In Euphorbia lathyris chromosome 10, ddEupLath1.1, whole genome shotgun sequence, a single genomic region encodes these proteins:
- the LOC136209348 gene encoding protein LATERAL BRANCHING OXIDOREDUCTASE 1-like has product MGEVDPSFIQVPDQRPELKSMDIKEEIPVIDLSSETAQVVFMIRKACQKYGFFQVINHGVSTELRQNMERVAKQFFDQPLDQKRKVQRSEVDPMGFYDSEHTKNVRDWKEVFDYLALDPTLIPATDDPDDHQLRTLTNQWPQFPSQFREVCEEYTKQVEKLAFKLLELICMSLGLEGERLEGSFKDQISFSRLNYYPPCPAPHLALGVGRHKDGGALTVLAQDNVGGLEIARRSDGQWIPVKPIPDAFIINIGNCMQVWSNDLYWSAEHRVVVNSEKERFSMPFFFFPSHYVQIKPLEELLSEENPPKYKEFNWGKFFASRNRSDYKKQQVENVQIDHFKESD; this is encoded by the exons ATGGGAGAGGTCGATCCATCTTTTATTCAAGTACCGGATCAGAGGCCTGAACTCAAATCCATGGATATCAAAGAAGAAATCCCGGTGATCGATCTCTCGTCGGAAACCGCACAAGTAGTTTTCATGATCAGAAAAGCATGCCAGAAGTATGGGTTTTTCCAAGTGATTAATCATGGAGTTTCAACTGAGCTTCGACAAAACATGGAGAGAGTAGCCAAACAGTTCTTCGATCAACCTCTGGATCAGAAACGGAAAGTTCAGAGAAGCGAAGTTGATCCTATGGGTTTTTATGATAGTGAGCACACTAAAAATGTTAGGGATTGGAAAGAGGTTTTCGATTATTTAGCTTTGGATCCGACTCTGATTCCTGCAACGGATGATCCTGATGATCATCAGCTCCGGACTTTGACTAATCAATGGCCTCAATTTCCTTCGCAATTCag GGAAGTATGCGAAGAATATACAAAGCAAGTGGAAAAGTTGGCATTCAAGCTGTTGGAATTGATATGTATGAGCCTAGGATTAGAAGGTGAAAGATTAGAAGGGAGTTTCAAGGATCAAATAAGCTTTTCCAGACTTAATTACTATCCTCCATGTCCAGCTCCTCACCTAGCTCTTGGTGTAGGCAGACACAAAGATGGTGGTGCTTTGACTGTTCTTGCTCAAGATAATGTTGGTGGACTCGAAATCGCCCGGAGGTCCGATGGTCAATGGATTCCGGTTAAACCTATCCCGGATGCTTTCATCATCAATATTGGTAACTGTATGCAG GTATGGAGCAATGACCTATACTGGAGTGCAGAGCACAGGGTGGTGGTGAATTCAGAGAAGGAAAGATTTTCAAtgccatttttcttttttccatcGCATTATGTGCAAATAAAGCCACTGGAAGAGCTTTTGAGTGAGGAAAACCCTCCAAAATACAAGGAATTCAATTGGGGCAAATTTTTCGCATCCAGAAATCGCAGCGATTATAAGAAACAACAAGTGGAAAATGTTCAAATCGATCATTTTAAGGAATCAGATTAA
- the LOC136208096 gene encoding uncharacterized protein: MGEVVDPAFIQDEEHRPKLQATGAQGIPLIDLSDLSNDIVNKVGDACRDWGFFQVINHGVPLEKRDTFFNASREFFGQALEEKNKVRRDEKRGVGYYDSEHTKNVRDWKEVFDVYVENPMLAPSSHLPHDTEVTQWYNQWPQHPPQLREVCEEYGKEMERLGYTLLELVAKSLGLRADRFHGFFKHQTSRIRLNHYAPCPVPELALGVGRHKDGGALTILAQDHVGGLQVKRKSDGEWILVNLIPNSYIINVGDALQVWSNDRYESVEHRVKLNSEKERFSIPFFFDPSHYTMVQPLEELVNDKNPPKYKAYNWGKFMVNRRYSNFKKLDVENLQIYHFKIHNTSNFFIYNLKHQHNQITMGEVDPAFIQAEEHRPKLQINTETQGIPLIDLSDLSNDIVKKVGDACRDWGFFQVINHGVPLEKRDTFLNASIEFFRQPLEEKNKVRRDEKRAVGYYDSEHTKNVRDWKEVFDVFVEDPMLVPSSHLPHDTEVTQWYNQWPQYPPQLREVCEEYGKEMERLGYTLLVLVARSLGLQADRFHGFFKDQTSRIRLNHYPACPVPELALGVGRHKDGGALTILAQDHVGGLQVKRKFDGEWILVNPIPNSYIINVGDVVQVWSNDRYESVEHRVKLNGEKERYSIPFFFNPSHYTMVQPLEELIDDKNPPKYKAYSWGKFMLNRRRSNFMKLDVENLQIYHFKIHNSC, encoded by the exons ATGGGAGAGGTGGTGGATCCAGCCTTTATACAAGATGAGGAGCATAGGCCAAAACTCCAAGCCACAGGAGCTCAAGGAATACCCTTGATTGATCTCTCTGATTTAAGCAATGATATTGTGAATAAGGTTGGAGATGCTTGCAGGGATTGGGGTTTCTTTCAAGTAATCAACCATGGGGTTCCCCTTGAAAAGAGAGACACTTTTTTCAATGCATCCAGAGAATTTTTTGGGCAGGCATTAGAGGAGAAAAATAAGGTTAGGAGAGATGAGAAGAGAGGTGTTGGTTATTATGATAGTGAGCATACTAAGAATGTTAGAGATTGGAAAGAAGTTTTTGATGTTTATGTGGAGAATCCAATGCTTGCCCCCTCTTCCCATCTCCCTCATGATACAGAGGTCACCCAGTGGTACAATCAGTGGCCACAACACCCTCCTCAACTAAG GGAAGTTTGTGAAGAATATGGTAAAGAAATGGAAAGGCTAGGTTACACATTACTGGAGCTGGTTGCAAAAAGTCTAGGACTGAGGGCAGACAGGTTTCATGGTTTTTTCAAACACCAAACCAGCAGGATTAGACTGAACCACTATGCACCATGCCCTGTCCCTGAGCTAGCACTCGGCGTGGGTCGACACAAGGACGGTGGAGCCTTAACCATACTTGCTCAAGACCATGTTGGTGGACTCCAAGTCAAACGCAAATCTGATGGCGAATGGATTTTGGTTAATCTAATTCCTAATTCTTATATTATTAATGTTGGTGACGCTCTTCAG GTATGGAGCAATGATAGATATGAGAGCGTGGAGCATAGGGTGAAGTTGAATAGTGAGAAAGAAAGATTTTCGATTCCATTTTTCTTCGACCCGTCACACTACACTATGGTGCAGCCTTTGGAGGAATTGGTTAATGACAAAAACCCTCCTAAATATAAGGCTTATAACTGGGGTAAATTTATGGTGAATAGAAGGTATAGCAACTTCAAGAAGCTTGATgttgaaaatctccaaatttATCACTTTAAAATCCATAAT ACCTCAAACTTTTTCATCTATAATTTAAAACACCAACACAATCAAATCACCATGGGAGAGGTAGATCCAGCCTTCATACAAGCTGAAGAGCACAGGCCAAAACTCCAAATCAACACAGAAACCCAAGGAATACCCTTGATTGATCTCTCTGATTTAAGCAATGATATTGTGAAGAAAGTTGGAGATGCTTGCAGGGATTGGGGTTTCTTTCAGGTCATCAACCATGGAGTCCCCCTTGAAAAGAGAGACACTTTTTTAAATGCATCCATAGAATTTTTTAGGCAGCCATTAGAGgagaaaaacaaggttagaagagatgaaaagagagcAGTGGGTTATTATGACAGTGAGCATACTAAGAATGTTAGAGATTGGAAAGAGGTTTTTGATGTTTTTGTGGAGGATCCGATGCTTGTCCCTTCTTCCCATCTCCCTCATGACACTGAGGTCACCCAGTGGTACAATCAGTGGCCACAGTACCCTCCTCAGCTAAG GGAAGTGTGTGAAGAATATGGTAAAGAGATGGAAAGGCTAGGTTACACATTGTTGGTGCTGGTTGCAAGAAGTCTAGGACTGCAGGCAGATAGGTTTCATGGTTTCTTTAAAGACCAAACCAGCAGGATTAGACTGAACCATTATCCAGCATGCCCTGTTCCTGAGCTAGCACTTGGCGTGGGTCGACACAAGGACGGTGGAGCCTTAACCATACTTGCTCAAGACCATGTTGGTGGACTCCAAGTCAAACGCAAATTTGATGGAGAATGGATTTTGGTTAATCCAATTCCTAATTCTTATATAATCAATGTTGGTGATGTTGTTCAG GTATGGAGCAATGATAGATATGAGAGCGTGGAGCATAGGGTGAAGTTGAATGgtgagaaagaaagatattcaaTTCCATTTTTCTTCAATCCATCACACTACACTATGGTACAGCCTTTGGAGGAACTTATTGATGACAAAAACCCTCCCAAATATAAGGCTTATAGCTGGGGAAAATTTATGTTGAATCGAAGGCGAAGCAACTTCATGAAACTTGATgttgaaaatctccaaatttATCACTTCAAGATTCACAATTCATGCTAA
- the LOC136209621 gene encoding jasmonate-induced oxygenase 2-like, which translates to MGEVDPAFIQAEEHRPKLESTEAQGIPLIDLSDLSNDIVKKVGDACRDWGFFQVINHGVPLEKRDQIFKASREFFGQKLEDKNKVRRSEKEVMGYYDTEHTKNVRDWKEVFDFTMEIPTLFPSSHQVYNQWPPYPPQLREDCEEYGKEMERLGYLLMEVIAKSLGVKAERFHGFFKDQTSFIRLNHYPACPVPQLALGVGRHKDAGALTILAQDDVGGLQVKRKSDGVWVLVNPIPNSYIINVGDIIQVWSNERYESVEHRVKVNGEKERFSVPFFFNPSHYTMVQPLEEMTDEHNPAKYKPYNWGNFLATRKLSNFKKLDVDNIQISHFKISELS; encoded by the exons ATGGGGGAGGTAGATCCAGCCTTCATACAAGCAGAAGAGCACAGGCCAAAACTGGAAAGCACAGAAGCCCAAGGAATACCCTTGATTGATCTCTCTGATTTAAGCAACGATATTGTGAAGAAAGTTGGAGATGCTTGCAGGGATTGGGGTTTCTTCCAGGTCATCAACCATGGTGTTCCCTTGGAAAAAAGAGACCAAATATTCAAAGCATCAAGGGAGTTTTTTGGGCAGAAATTGGAGGACAAAAACAAAGTTAGGAGAAGTGAGAAGGAAGTAATGGGTTATTATGACACTGAGCATACTAAGAATGTTAGAGATTGGAAAGAAGTTTTTGATTTTACTATGGAGATTCCaactcttttcccttcttcACATCAAGTGTATAATCAATGGCCTCCTTACCCTCCTCAATTAAG GGAAGATTGTGAAGAATATGGTAAGGAAATGGAGAGATTGGGCTACTTATTGATGGAGGTGATAGCAAAGAGTTTAGGAGTGAAGGCAGAGAGGTTTCATGGGTTTTTTAAAGATCAAACTTCATTTATAAGGCTGAATCACTATCCAGCATGCCCTGTTCCTCAGCTGGCTCTTGGCGTTGGTAGACATAAAGATGCTGGAGCCTTAACTATTCTTGCCCAAGACGATGTGGGTGGACTCCAAGTTAAACGTAAATCTGATGGTGTTTGGGTTTTAGTTAACCCAATTCCTAATTCTTATATTATCAATGTTGGTGACATTATTCAG GTATGGAGCAATGAGAGATATGAAAGTGTGGAACACAGAGTGAAGGTGAATGGTGAGAAGGAAAGATTTTCAGTTCCATTTTTCTTCAACCCATCACACTACACAATGGTGCAGCCCTTGGAGGAAATGACAGATGAACATAACCCTGCCAAGTATAAGCCTTATAATTGGGGAAACTTTCTGGCCACAAGAAAACTTAGTAATTTCAAGAAGCTTGATGTTGACAATATCCAGATTTCTCACTTCAAAATATCCGAACTTAGCTGA